The proteins below are encoded in one region of Arenibacter algicola:
- the trxA gene encoding thioredoxin — MALEITDATFDEVVLKSDKPVVVDFWAAWCGPCRMVGPIIDEVSTEYDGKAVVGKVDVDANQEFAAKYGVRNIPTVLVFKNGEIVNRQVGVSPKKVYTDAIDALL, encoded by the coding sequence ATGGCATTAGAAATAACAGATGCTACTTTTGATGAGGTAGTTTTAAAAAGTGATAAACCAGTAGTAGTGGATTTTTGGGCAGCATGGTGTGGTCCTTGTAGAATGGTAGGTCCTATTATCGATGAGGTAAGTACCGAGTATGATGGTAAGGCCGTTGTTGGTAAGGTAGATGTGGACGCCAACCAAGAGTTTGCTGCTAAATACGGCGTAAGAAATATTCCAACGGTATTGGTGTTCAAAAATGGTGAAATCGTTAACAGACAGGTTGGTGTTTCCCCTAAAAAGGTATATACCGATGCTATTGATGCATTACTATAG
- a CDS encoding S8 family peptidase, with product MSKKPLLIFPSPATAQRSNKSGGPGSIRFPDKQSQITKHGPRITELDTVLANQTASLQSSIDNIIPEMVLVLETAGEIDEFFKAAQHTPGMEFLAEFEAELEADLEFYVKDKEDKPTDKPIDTRFYLTMTNQRALQELLKYWNEYQKESENQHFKRGTTKFRTIFEQLRDIRPYGVADRIRDTGLQEYIDEMKSFHFDYVRFEIELAYKDDKNRNLAAYNEVIALLGIQEGFGVLNSRTMIPEIGYHAFIAQAPIASFDDLTENSNVLFLKSQQILFFRPVGQTVLRVPEENELLPTTKTVEVDKTNREPVVALFDGMPLENHQLLRNRLIVDDPDEFATNYLSNARIHGTSMASLILHGDLNAPNSAVLDTPIYVRPIMKLNSLPHFQEEALPDDRLPLDLIHRAVLRMKVGENGNAPTAPKVRFINLSIGDPFRPFHFNISSWAKLLDWLAYEFDLLFIISAGNYVEQLVLNVGEQEFDGLSIEEIENLVLQEIVKTNYNRKILTPSESINNLTVGATHRDYSNPGNLHQRKDVIDSPELPSPISRIGFGYRKGIKPDILMPGGRKLYRKAPIQPNPAQTILRMESSVSAANPPGSQVAMPSQQGRTDGIGYLCGTSNSAALTSRLAVQLHEVLSTLTLDDGSLLDSNYLTVLIKSLLVHSAGWGKGSEKLLEIVKNQPGVANKTIRRNTLPYLGYGNIDPERILYCTDKRVTLLGYGALSKGNAHLYSFPLPTTISQKQIKKRLTVTLSYHSPLNFKTRKYRSAHLYFDNPKRNGHLELKRLSYDFNAAQSGTVQHDIMEGDKADVFVDGDSLNIKINCREDASKLGHGTFVKYGLAVTLEIAENVDVQIYEEIQQRLRTRIRSGVST from the coding sequence ATGAGTAAAAAGCCTTTATTGATTTTTCCTTCCCCTGCCACGGCACAAAGGTCGAACAAGTCCGGCGGTCCCGGTTCGATTAGATTCCCAGATAAACAAAGTCAGATTACCAAACATGGTCCGAGAATCACCGAATTAGATACAGTGCTTGCTAACCAAACAGCCTCCTTACAATCCTCTATCGACAATATTATCCCTGAAATGGTCCTTGTGCTAGAAACAGCAGGTGAAATAGATGAATTTTTCAAGGCTGCCCAACATACTCCTGGGATGGAGTTTCTCGCGGAATTTGAGGCAGAGCTTGAAGCCGACCTAGAGTTTTATGTCAAAGATAAAGAAGACAAACCGACTGATAAGCCCATTGACACCCGTTTCTATCTTACAATGACCAATCAGCGGGCACTGCAAGAACTTCTAAAGTACTGGAACGAATACCAAAAGGAAAGTGAAAACCAGCACTTTAAACGCGGTACTACAAAGTTCAGAACTATTTTCGAACAATTAAGGGATATAAGACCTTATGGAGTGGCAGATAGGATTCGTGATACTGGCCTTCAGGAGTATATCGATGAAATGAAATCATTCCATTTTGATTATGTTCGCTTTGAAATTGAATTGGCATACAAGGATGATAAAAATAGAAACTTGGCCGCCTACAACGAGGTTATCGCTCTACTTGGAATTCAAGAGGGTTTTGGTGTCCTTAACTCAAGGACAATGATTCCTGAGATTGGCTACCATGCTTTCATTGCCCAAGCCCCGATAGCGTCCTTTGATGACTTAACCGAAAACAGCAATGTGTTATTTCTTAAAAGTCAGCAGATTCTATTTTTTCGACCGGTCGGCCAAACTGTATTACGTGTTCCAGAAGAAAATGAACTTCTTCCAACCACTAAAACCGTAGAAGTTGATAAAACCAACAGAGAGCCTGTAGTAGCACTTTTCGATGGTATGCCATTGGAAAATCATCAATTGCTCAGAAATAGATTGATTGTCGATGACCCCGATGAATTTGCCACCAATTATCTAAGTAACGCGCGAATTCACGGAACTTCTATGGCTTCTCTTATTCTTCATGGAGATTTAAACGCTCCGAACTCTGCTGTTCTGGATACACCGATATACGTGAGGCCCATAATGAAATTAAATTCATTGCCTCACTTTCAAGAAGAGGCCTTACCAGATGACCGACTCCCACTTGATTTGATACACAGGGCAGTACTACGAATGAAAGTAGGGGAAAATGGAAATGCACCTACAGCCCCAAAAGTTCGATTTATCAATCTATCCATTGGTGATCCTTTCAGACCATTTCATTTCAATATTAGTTCTTGGGCAAAACTTCTCGATTGGCTAGCGTATGAATTTGACCTCCTTTTTATCATTAGTGCAGGAAATTATGTTGAACAACTAGTTTTAAATGTAGGTGAACAAGAATTTGATGGTCTTTCCATTGAAGAAATTGAGAACCTTGTACTACAAGAAATAGTCAAAACCAACTATAACCGCAAAATATTGACCCCATCCGAAAGCATCAACAATCTTACGGTAGGAGCGACACATCGCGATTATTCTAATCCCGGAAACCTTCATCAAAGAAAAGATGTCATCGATTCTCCAGAATTGCCCTCTCCTATAAGTAGAATAGGTTTTGGTTATCGCAAGGGCATAAAGCCGGATATACTAATGCCGGGCGGAAGAAAACTATACCGTAAAGCTCCCATACAACCAAATCCTGCCCAGACTATATTGCGTATGGAATCCTCCGTTTCGGCAGCAAATCCTCCAGGAAGCCAAGTGGCTATGCCATCCCAACAGGGAAGAACTGACGGAATAGGATATTTATGTGGAACAAGCAACTCCGCTGCTCTGACTTCCAGACTGGCAGTTCAATTGCACGAAGTTCTGTCAACGCTTACCTTGGACGACGGTTCACTTCTGGATAGTAACTATTTAACTGTGTTGATTAAAAGTTTGTTGGTGCACAGTGCAGGTTGGGGAAAAGGTTCCGAAAAACTGCTAGAGATTGTAAAAAATCAGCCAGGAGTAGCGAATAAAACTATCAGAAGAAACACTTTACCGTACCTAGGTTACGGCAATATTGACCCAGAAAGGATTCTCTACTGCACAGACAAAAGAGTTACGTTGCTAGGTTATGGTGCACTTTCAAAAGGTAATGCCCATTTGTATAGTTTTCCGCTTCCAACCACCATAAGTCAAAAACAAATAAAAAAAAGACTTACGGTTACCTTGTCTTATCATAGTCCCTTGAATTTTAAAACGAGAAAATACAGATCTGCCCATTTGTACTTTGATAATCCAAAGCGTAATGGTCACCTCGAATTAAAACGGCTCTCTTATGACTTTAATGCAGCTCAGTCAGGAACTGTACAACATGATATCATGGAAGGAGATAAAGCCGATGTTTTTGTTGATGGGGATTCATTAAATATTAAAATAAATTGCAGGGAAGATGCAAGCAAATTGGGCCACGGTACTTTTGTCAAATATGGTTTGGCCGTTACGCTCGAAATAGCAGAAAATGTAGATGTACAAATCTATGAAGAAATTCAGCAAAGGCTAAGGACCCGTATTCGTTCAGGAGTATCAACTTAA
- the dnaE gene encoding DNA polymerase III subunit alpha translates to MYLIFDTETTGLPKRWDAPYTDTDNWPRCIQIAWQLHDAMGNLVESQDYLVQPDGFNIPYDAEQIHGISTELAQQQGVPIGEVLEKFNAALSKTKFVVGQNVGFDLNIMGAEFHRYQVENSLQELPVLDTCTEHTAQLCQIPGGRGGKFKLPTLTELHQYLFGEPFGEAHNATADVEATTRCFLELVRRNEYTAEQLDVKPDYFKNFSEANPQEIQLIGLKHINLKKASKKIADALWEKDSGGISKEEIKENLATLETANFAHLHNHTQFSILQSTISIPALISATAKAKMPAVAMTDHANMMGAFHFVNGVINHNKGVVARNEENLKRYEATVNGTLEEGQEPLQELPEPEVEITPIIGCEFQVCEDHTNKSQKDNGYQIVMLAKNKNGYLNLAKMSSIAFVDGKYYVPRIDKKVIEQYKEDIIVLTGNLYGEVPSKVLNVGENQAEEALLWWKDTFGDDLYMEIMRHGQEDEDRVNQVLIQFAQKHNVKLVATNNTYYLEKENAHAHDILLCVKDGEKQATPIGRGRGYRYGLPNKEYYFKSSDEMKDLFKDIPEAITNIQEVIDKVETFTLARDVLLPAFDIPEEFRFEEDKLDGGKRGENKYLRHITYEGAKKRYGEITPEIDERLDFELKVIEKTGYPGYFLIVEDFIRAARNMDVSVGPGRGSAAGSAVAYCLWITNLDPIKYDLLFERFLNPDRVSMPDIDIDFDDEGRGRVMDYVIDKYGSNQVAQIITYGTMAAKSSIRDTARALDLPLGDADRMAKLIPNMSKLKKIIGVDEKTLKEKFNSEELIKINELLAISEGEGLESETLNQAYILEGSVRNTGIHACGVIITPDDITKFVPVALAKDSDMYCTQFDNSVVESAGLLKMDFLGLKTLTLIKDTVKIVKAKHGIELDPENFPLDDEKTYELFQRGETVGVFQYESPGMQKHMRALKPTVFADLIAMNALYRPGPMEYIPSFIARKHGTEEIIYDLDACEEYLAETYGITVYQEQVMLLSQKLADFTKGEADVLRKAMGKKQKYVLDKMKPQFIKQASEKGHAVDKLEKIWKDWEAFAAYAFNKSHSTCYAWIAYQTAYCKAHYPAEYMAAVLSNNMNDIKQVTFFMEECKRMGLQVLGPDVNESYYKFAVNDAGAVRFGMGAVKGVGRGAVETIVENRKKDGPYKSVFDLAKRIDLRAANKKAFENLAVAGGFDSFGDTHRAQYFYDEGDGITFLEKAMKYGAKFQENENSSQVSLFGEASDVQIPEPVVPPCEEWGTMGKLRREKEVVGIYISGHPLDDFNAEIKAFCNASLSNLNDLEAIVNREVSFAGVITDVQHRVSKNGKGWAMFTMEDYTDTFEFRMFGEEYLKYRHFLMINSFAYVKVFVREGWMNRDTGKKGDPRMQFNMIMMLQDVMETFAKKLTIKLDISQLKEESILDLKDTLVSHKGDHPLSFVVYEMEEQIKVNMTCRKQKIQISSELLLQLNEKDVHYKLN, encoded by the coding sequence ATGTACCTTATTTTTGATACGGAAACCACTGGATTACCCAAACGTTGGGATGCCCCTTATACGGACACCGACAATTGGCCGCGCTGTATACAAATTGCCTGGCAGTTGCACGATGCTATGGGCAATTTGGTGGAAAGCCAGGACTATTTGGTGCAGCCGGATGGTTTTAATATTCCCTACGATGCGGAACAGATTCATGGGATTTCTACGGAGTTGGCACAGCAACAAGGGGTTCCGATCGGGGAGGTATTGGAAAAATTCAACGCGGCACTTTCCAAAACCAAGTTTGTTGTAGGCCAGAATGTGGGATTCGATCTAAACATTATGGGTGCCGAGTTCCACAGGTACCAGGTTGAAAATTCCTTACAGGAATTGCCGGTGTTGGATACCTGTACCGAGCATACAGCTCAATTATGTCAGATTCCTGGTGGACGTGGCGGTAAGTTTAAATTACCGACCTTAACGGAACTGCATCAATACTTGTTCGGTGAACCTTTTGGAGAAGCGCACAATGCTACAGCCGATGTGGAGGCTACTACCCGTTGCTTTCTTGAACTGGTGCGTAGAAATGAATATACGGCCGAGCAATTGGATGTGAAGCCCGATTATTTTAAAAATTTCTCCGAGGCCAATCCGCAAGAAATACAATTAATAGGTTTAAAGCACATCAACCTAAAAAAGGCATCAAAAAAAATAGCCGATGCCTTATGGGAGAAAGATTCTGGTGGAATTTCCAAGGAGGAAATAAAGGAAAATTTGGCCACTTTGGAAACGGCAAACTTTGCCCATCTCCATAATCATACACAGTTTTCCATTCTACAATCTACCATTAGTATTCCCGCGCTGATCTCTGCCACAGCAAAAGCTAAAATGCCGGCGGTGGCCATGACGGACCACGCGAATATGATGGGGGCCTTTCATTTTGTTAATGGGGTCATTAACCATAATAAGGGGGTTGTTGCCAGAAACGAAGAAAATTTAAAGCGCTATGAAGCCACTGTAAACGGAACCTTGGAAGAGGGGCAGGAGCCACTACAGGAACTTCCGGAACCAGAGGTGGAGATTACACCGATTATAGGGTGCGAATTTCAAGTTTGCGAGGATCACACCAATAAATCCCAGAAGGATAATGGGTATCAAATAGTAATGCTTGCCAAAAACAAAAATGGATATTTAAATTTGGCAAAAATGTCGTCCATTGCCTTTGTGGATGGGAAGTATTATGTTCCGCGTATAGATAAAAAGGTGATAGAACAGTACAAAGAGGATATCATTGTACTTACCGGAAACCTTTACGGGGAAGTGCCCAGTAAAGTTTTAAATGTTGGGGAGAACCAGGCGGAGGAAGCCTTACTTTGGTGGAAGGACACTTTTGGGGATGACCTGTATATGGAAATTATGCGTCACGGTCAGGAGGATGAAGATCGTGTAAATCAGGTCTTGATCCAGTTTGCCCAAAAGCACAATGTAAAATTGGTTGCCACCAACAACACCTATTATCTGGAAAAGGAGAATGCGCATGCACATGATATTTTGCTTTGTGTAAAAGATGGTGAAAAACAGGCCACTCCTATAGGTCGTGGCCGGGGTTACCGATATGGCCTGCCCAATAAGGAATATTACTTTAAGTCCTCTGATGAAATGAAGGACCTGTTCAAGGATATTCCTGAAGCCATTACCAACATTCAGGAAGTAATAGATAAGGTAGAAACATTTACCCTTGCCCGCGATGTCTTATTGCCTGCTTTTGATATTCCGGAAGAATTTAGGTTCGAAGAGGATAAATTGGATGGTGGAAAACGTGGGGAGAATAAATATCTCCGACATATCACCTATGAAGGGGCTAAAAAGAGATATGGTGAAATTACCCCTGAAATTGATGAGCGACTCGATTTTGAGCTTAAGGTAATTGAGAAGACCGGATATCCTGGTTATTTCCTGATCGTAGAGGATTTTATTAGGGCCGCACGTAATATGGATGTGTCCGTTGGTCCCGGTCGGGGATCCGCAGCAGGTTCCGCAGTTGCCTATTGTTTATGGATAACCAATTTGGACCCTATTAAGTACGATCTGCTTTTTGAGAGATTCCTAAATCCAGATCGTGTGTCCATGCCCGATATCGATATTGACTTTGATGATGAAGGCCGTGGAAGGGTAATGGACTATGTAATAGATAAATACGGTTCCAATCAGGTGGCCCAGATCATTACCTATGGTACCATGGCGGCAAAGTCATCTATCAGGGATACGGCACGTGCCTTGGATCTGCCGTTGGGGGATGCGGACCGTATGGCCAAGCTGATTCCCAATATGTCCAAGTTGAAAAAGATTATTGGGGTCGATGAAAAAACCTTAAAAGAAAAATTCAATAGCGAGGAACTGATCAAGATCAACGAGTTGCTGGCTATTTCCGAAGGTGAAGGCCTGGAGTCGGAAACCCTTAACCAGGCTTATATATTGGAAGGATCGGTGCGTAACACCGGTATACATGCCTGCGGGGTAATTATTACCCCTGATGACATTACCAAGTTCGTTCCTGTTGCCTTGGCGAAGGACTCCGATATGTATTGTACCCAGTTCGATAACTCTGTGGTAGAAAGTGCAGGCTTGCTAAAAATGGATTTCTTGGGGTTAAAAACTTTGACCTTGATCAAGGATACCGTTAAAATAGTAAAGGCCAAACACGGTATAGAATTGGATCCGGAGAATTTTCCCTTGGATGATGAAAAGACATACGAGCTTTTCCAGCGTGGGGAAACCGTTGGGGTGTTCCAGTATGAATCCCCCGGGATGCAAAAACACATGAGGGCTTTAAAACCTACCGTTTTTGCGGATCTTATTGCCATGAACGCCTTGTACCGTCCCGGTCCAATGGAATACATTCCCAGTTTCATAGCCCGTAAGCATGGTACCGAGGAAATTATATATGACCTGGATGCCTGCGAGGAGTATTTGGCAGAAACATACGGCATTACAGTCTACCAGGAGCAGGTAATGCTCCTCTCGCAGAAGTTGGCCGATTTCACCAAGGGTGAGGCCGATGTTTTGCGTAAGGCGATGGGGAAAAAGCAGAAGTATGTCCTGGATAAGATGAAGCCGCAATTTATAAAGCAGGCTTCGGAGAAAGGACATGCCGTAGACAAGCTGGAGAAAATCTGGAAAGATTGGGAAGCATTTGCGGCCTACGCCTTTAACAAGTCGCACTCTACCTGTTACGCATGGATTGCCTACCAGACCGCCTATTGCAAAGCGCATTACCCTGCGGAATATATGGCCGCGGTACTTTCCAATAACATGAACGACATAAAGCAGGTTACCTTCTTTATGGAAGAGTGTAAGCGTATGGGATTACAGGTATTGGGGCCAGATGTAAACGAATCCTACTATAAGTTTGCCGTAAACGATGCCGGTGCGGTCCGTTTTGGCATGGGGGCCGTAAAAGGTGTTGGCCGGGGTGCGGTGGAAACCATAGTTGAGAACAGAAAGAAAGACGGACCTTATAAATCTGTTTTTGATCTGGCCAAACGAATAGATCTAAGGGCGGCCAATAAAAAGGCCTTTGAGAACCTGGCGGTTGCCGGAGGCTTCGATTCATTTGGGGATACTCATAGGGCGCAGTATTTTTATGATGAGGGGGACGGAATTACCTTTTTGGAAAAAGCCATGAAGTATGGGGCCAAATTTCAAGAGAATGAAAATTCATCACAAGTTAGTCTGTTTGGTGAAGCCAGTGATGTTCAGATTCCGGAACCTGTGGTCCCGCCCTGTGAGGAATGGGGCACCATGGGAAAATTGAGAAGGGAAAAAGAAGTAGTGGGAATCTATATTTCCGGTCACCCCTTGGACGATTTTAATGCAGAGATTAAGGCCTTCTGCAATGCGAGCCTTTCCAATTTAAATGATTTGGAGGCTATAGTAAATAGAGAGGTCTCCTTTGCCGGGGTAATTACCGATGTGCAGCACCGGGTTTCCAAAAATGGCAAGGGATGGGCCATGTTTACCATGGAAGATTATACGGATACCTTTGAATTTAGAATGTTCGGGGAGGAGTATTTAAAATATCGTCATTTCCTGATGATCAATTCTTTTGCATATGTCAAGGTGTTTGTACGTGAAGGTTGGATGAACCGAGATACCGGAAAAAAAGGAGATCCCAGGATGCAGTTTAATATGATTATGATGCTGCAGGACGTTATGGAAACCTTTGCCAAAAAACTCACCATTAAGTTGGATATATCACAATTGAAGGAGGAAAGCATATTGGACCTTAAGGATACGTTGGTATCGCATAAGGGCGATCATCCACTTAGTTTTGTGGTGTATGAGATGGAGGAGCAGATAAAGGTAAACATGACCTGTAGAAAACAAAAAATCCAAATATCAAGTGAATTGCTTCTTCAGCTCAATGAAAAAGACGTACATTACAAGTTGAACTAA
- a CDS encoding DUF58 domain-containing protein: MNLQSELHKASLFQNLELLAGQVVEGFISGIHKSPFHGFSAEFAEHKIYNNGESTKHIDWKLFAKTDKLYTKRYEEETNLRCHMILDNSASMYYPEVGSLSLDNLNKIGFGVLAIASLMNILKRQRDAVGLSVYSDQYNFYSSEKSSERHHQMLLAKLSEIGQETKPAKQTETYTYLHQIAEKLKRRSLIVLFTDMFQSSGDDGQLFDALRHIKYNKHEVILFHIMDKETEYSFDFENTPKRFLDVETGTHIDLYADSVKEAYEREVGSYFTELRLKCAQYKIKYVEVDVKDSFSLIMNTFMVERQKFM; the protein is encoded by the coding sequence ATGAACCTACAATCCGAACTACATAAGGCAAGTTTGTTCCAGAATCTGGAATTATTGGCAGGTCAGGTAGTGGAAGGGTTTATCAGTGGTATTCATAAAAGTCCCTTTCATGGATTTTCCGCAGAATTTGCCGAGCATAAAATCTACAATAATGGGGAAAGCACCAAGCATATAGATTGGAAGTTGTTTGCAAAGACGGATAAGTTATATACCAAGCGTTACGAGGAGGAGACCAATTTACGCTGTCATATGATCTTGGACAATTCGGCCTCCATGTATTATCCAGAGGTTGGTTCTTTGAGTCTTGACAACCTTAATAAAATTGGTTTTGGGGTCCTGGCCATTGCCTCGTTGATGAACATACTTAAAAGACAGCGGGATGCGGTGGGCTTAAGTGTATATAGCGATCAATACAATTTCTATTCTTCGGAAAAGAGTAGTGAAAGGCATCACCAAATGTTGTTGGCCAAATTAAGCGAGATTGGTCAGGAAACAAAACCGGCCAAGCAGACCGAGACCTATACCTATTTGCACCAGATTGCGGAAAAATTAAAAAGAAGAAGTTTAATTGTACTTTTTACGGACATGTTTCAATCTTCCGGGGATGACGGACAGTTGTTCGATGCACTGCGGCATATAAAGTACAATAAACATGAGGTTATCCTTTTCCATATCATGGATAAGGAAACGGAATACTCCTTTGATTTTGAAAATACTCCCAAGCGTTTTCTTGATGTGGAAACAGGGACCCATATTGATCTTTATGCCGATTCTGTAAAAGAAGCCTATGAAAGGGAGGTGGGATCCTACTTCACAGAATTGAGACTAAAATGTGCCCAATATAAAATTAAATATGTGGAGGTAGATGTAAAGGATAGTTTCTCCCTGATAATGAACACCTTTATGGTGGAGCGCCAAAAATTTATGTAG